The Triticum aestivum cultivar Chinese Spring chromosome 3A, IWGSC CS RefSeq v2.1, whole genome shotgun sequence genome includes a region encoding these proteins:
- the LOC123060439 gene encoding uncharacterized protein produces the protein MEAARHAGKKRGPEDDAEAEVHHTFRGAANALSQLYAQAVANQKASFIAGERHAMERTHRWISSQHEEASGVSVADVLAYLQNEIESRGGMAGSSQHPTPQPAYGLPSANVQINSFSFGNVAAALDSQLYQTDQTRTAGISNVFSSPSQQNSHSNHLVQCSGHGPVNSPPSGSKARNDHSPQNQDSVHPNSYEPSMDMNHDAP, from the exons ATGGAGGCGGCGCGTCACGCGGGGAAGAAGCGGGGTCCGGAGGACGACGCGGAGGCGGAGGTGCACCACACGTTCCGGGGCGCCGCCAACGCGCTCTCGCAGCTCTACGCGCAGGCCGTCGCCAACCAGAAGGCCTCCTTCATCGCCGGCGAGCGCCACGCCATG GAGCGTACCCATCGGTGGATATCCAGTCAGCATGAAGAAGCATCGGGAGTGTCTGTTGCTGATGTACTTGCTTACTTGCAG AATGAGATTGAGAGCAGAGGAGGCATGGCAGGGTCTTCCCAACATCCAACTCCACAGCCAGCATATGGTCTTCCTTCTGCAAATGTCCAAATCAACTCCTTCTCATTTGGAAATGTGGCGGCTGCACTTGACTCTCAGCTGTACCAAACAGACCAAACAAGAACTGCAGGCATCTCAAACGTTTTCAGCAGTCCTTCACAGCAAAATTCCCATTCAAACCATCTGGTTCAGTGCTCAGGACATGGCCCTGTAAACTCCCCGCCAAGTGGAAGCAAAGCTCGGAACGACCATTCTCCACAGAACCAGGACTCCGTGCATCCCAATTCGTACGAGCCCTCCATGGATATGAACCATGATGCTCCTTGA